In the Populus trichocarpa isolate Nisqually-1 chromosome 8, P.trichocarpa_v4.1, whole genome shotgun sequence genome, AAATTTTGGTTTCTGCTACCTTGCTTAATCCATTGAAGCTAATGTTATGACAAGTTACAGATTCTCCCGGTGAATCTTTCTGTAAAATAATTATGCAAGGCTTAAGCACTATGCTTATTGCTCATAAGTTCCGTTAGTCTTTGGTGGTCCCTTTCTTTGATAACCACGATCCACGAAATACTTCTACTGGCCACTTTAAGTTATCTGAAGATGTCTCATTTATAGCTGCTATAGAAGTTGACGTGGGGTCTGCAGTTGCAGTTTCTGTCCAGGTCAGTTGGTGAAGCAAAATCCACAGTATTCCaagttttattattgaaaaacttTCCTTCAACTCAGCCTATCTGGCATCCAAGTTTCATGCTGTTTGTATAACAAAATGATTTTCCTGCTGGACTATCTCTTGGGAATATCAGGAATATAGCTTGTGGTGTCTCATTGATATGATTTGCGATCATACCTTGTCTGGCCATATTCTTTCTACTGTGGGCATTTCTATGGAAATATTACTATCCAACAGAACATATTTGTTGGATTCTCCTTAAAAAATACTTCGATTTGGTTATAGAGGTCAATCTTGTGCTCCTGGTTACTGTTGTTTGCTATATTGACTAGCTGACCATTTACTTGATTGTATGAAGTAGTGAAAAAATGTTAAATGTTTGTTTGATAATTTGGCTTTCGTGTTTGAAGATCAGAAAAGAGATAGGGAGATGCTATGAACTCATACATAGGCTTGGAAGGGGAGTTGTTTATTTGGGTTCTTCGAGAATGGGACCTGATCATCCACATTATTCGCAAGCACTAGAGTTGGGTAGAGAGGTAATATCAATTCTTGTCCTGCTTGTTGTgttcctttatatttttatagagcATACATTAATATGCATAATTATTGGCCTTCAACATTTTCAAGAAACACCTTGGATGAAATTTCCATAATGGGTTTTAGTGACTTTTATGTGTAATCTGCAGGTTGCAAATCTTTTGGACTGCACATCATGGACTGGGGCTGGTCCAGGCCTAATGGATGCTGCTACTAAAGGCGCACTTGAAGCAGGAAAGCCTGTAGGTGGATTTAAGATAGCTAAAGAAGCTGGCGAATGGACGGCCTCGAATTTTCATTCTTACCTACCGTCAGAAACTTATCTTACATGCAGGTAAATGTTGCAGTTGCTGGAGACATAATCATCATAGTTTTGGTGGCTTAACAATTGCATGAACCATTCTGAATAAAATGTAGGTTTTTTTCTGCAAGAAAGCATGGTTTGGTGGATGCTGCTGTTAGGAGTAGTTGTTCAGATAGGACTGCTGTAGTTGCTCTTCCTGGTGGAATTGGTACTTTAGATGAGATGTTTGAGATTTTAACACTGATTCAACTACAAAGAATTGGATCAGAGCTTCCAGTTCCCTTCCTTGTGATGAACTATGACTCGTACTACCAGAAGCTCTTAGACTTTCTTGGTGATTGTGAGAATTGGGGTACTGTCTCTAAAGGAGAAGTTGCATCCCTGTGGAAAATTTGTGAAAACAACTCGGAAGCTCTGGCCTACTTGGCAGATTTCTATGGCCTCCCTTCTAGTGGTGAAGAGAGACGTGAAGTAAGCTTACACGTGCAAATCGAATAATCTCTTGATAAAAAGTTTAGATGCAATTGATTGTCTGAGGTTTATGTTACCTGTTTAAATTATATGCGCAAAAtaaaggggtgaaattgaaaatgttgTACGATTATGATCGATCATGCACTTTAAAATGCATGTCTTGGCATAGTTCATAATATGAATTTGAtcataactttttttgtttttattgagaaGCTGGACATGATTTTGAATCTGTTGGAAATGTTCACCAAAATCGTTCCTGTTTTATCTACTATTATGAATAAGTCAACTGGCCATAGTGCATCAGCAAAAGAGGTTTAGATTCGATCGGGAAGATTTGTTAGAGGGGTTGCAGATGTTGTGTACTGCCCAGATTTTGTTGCAAGCACATATACTCTCCGAAGCCCCTTCGCACCGAACCCTGAAGCTCTCTCTTGTGGATCAGTTCATTCCAGTATCTTACACTTCACTACTACTTCTCTTTTAGCCAAGGGATTATGGTGATCAGGATCACCTTGTCAAAGCCGCTGAAAGTCCGCTGCTACTTAAGACCTCACTGTCTCAAACCTCAACTCATTTTTATCCGCCCGCAGGCGCAGACTCAAAGGCAATTCTTCCATCGAATGTAATGATCACGGGGCTGAATATGTTGAGGCTCGAATCAAATGCGTCCTCTCTGACGTTTTAAAAATCCTGATACAGAAATGTTGAAACAATTCCTGCCTGCAGCTATAGAATCCAGGCAAGTTTCTTTGATTGTAGTGGCTTGGCAAATGGGGTGTGCCTTTCACACAAGATTGCAGAAGCAGCAACGTTAGCAACATGTATCAAGTGCTGGACCGCAACTGCTCTCAGCTCAAGTGAGGTGGTGAGTCCAGTATTCATGGGCATGGCTTTGTTTTGATTCCTTTTTTCACAGAATTTTGTGTTTTCTTAGCAAAATTCCACTGTAaccctgtaaaaaaaaacatttaatatgttttgattttttttatatcatttaatatgctgaaattaaaaattaaaaatatattattttaatatattttttaaataaaaaacactttaaaaaacaaaaaaccgcttgaaaatacatcaaaacctcaaaaaaaattaaataagtggAAGCTAACGaaactcttattttttattcaaaaatatttttgcttcGATAAAGGTAGATATTTTTCCGTTGTTGCCGCTCCGGCAGACAATTCACATACTAATTTAATGAGCTGATATTTTGCATAAAGGATTAGATTTCAAAGTCAAAGCATGTACTTAACTATGTCTGGAAAGCTGGCAAGCGATCCtgacattttttcttttgatgcatggattataattaaaattaaaaaaaaaaacctaaaaatcatTATATTGCACCGGAGAatgtaacaataaaataattatttttccattttaaaaaaacctaataacattactattaaaaataatatgatttttttatatatataatcaattggttatttccaaatatatttcttatcaaattttttgacatgattaaataacttaattattcttaaaaataaaaatatattaaacttgtttcaatttttttaacacgaTGAGACtactgaattattattattaaaataataataattaaataaaataagatttttcattGTAATAAAGTTCATTTAGAAGTTATCGTAAGTTAGCTGTTCCTTAATATGCttattatgattaattattaattaatagatAAGCCAGATGGAGATAAGTTTTTTAGCCTTCATCGTCACAGTAGGTATACGTTGTTTTCTTGAGCTGGCCAACCTGATCAGAACCCAGGCTGCACCTCATCCCTTTTTATTTCTCCCTGCCTCCAACGCAGAGTGAGAAAATTAGCACTCCTACTACTTAGTTCTGTTGGGAAACTGTAGGAGAACAAGATGGCTGTCGAGATCATTACGAGAGAAGCCGTAAAACCATCCTCGCCAACCCCTGATCACCTAAGAGAGTTTAACCTTCGCCTTCTGGATCAGCTTGCTCCTGTGGCATACGAACCTCTGGTTCTCTTCTACTCAAACTTCCAGCAGAAATTCACGGTTGCTCACAAATCCGAGCGGCTAAAGAGATCACTGTCTGAAACCTTATCCCGATTCTACCCACTTGCTGGCAGAATCAAAGATGATGCCTCTATTGAATGCAACGATTTTGGAGCTGTTTTTGTTGAAGCACGAGTCAGCTGTCTTCTGTCCAAGCTTCTTGAAAAGCCTGATGCTGAGGTGATAAGAAAACTCATTCCTATTGAGATTGAGTCGCCAGAGGAACTCACGGGTAGTCTAGTGCTTGTTCAAGCAAATTTCTTTGCCTGCGGCGGGTTGGCGATTGGAGTTTGCATCTCTCACAAGGTAGCTGATCCGGTTACCTTTAGCACATTCATAAAGGCTTGGGCAGCTGCGGCTTTTCGTTCTGGCGACAGTACCGTTCTTCCTTTATTCAACGCATCATCCGTATTTCCTCCGCAAAATATACCGCTTGCAAGGCCTGCAGCTCTCGAATTTATACGTGACAGATGCGTTACAAAGAGAGTTGTCCTTGATGCCTCCAAGGTTGCTGCTCTTCAGGTTAAAGCTGTCAGTGAAAGCGTGACATGTCCAACAAGAGTTGAAGCTGTAACAGCCCTGATTTGGAAATGCGCAATGAACGCCGCAAGATCGAACTCAGAGCATTTAAGATATTCTATTCTCTCACAATCTGTGAATTTACGCAAGAAAATGGTGCGTCCTTTGCCTGAACACACTATTGGAAACCTCGCGGGTTATTTCGCTTCATGTGCTACAGAATGCGAGGTTGAGTTGCAAAGCCTGGTTCGTCAGCTAAGGAAAGGGTTGCAAGATTTTGGTGAGAACTACTTGAAGAAACTTGGAAAAGATAAGGCTTCCATGGCTATTTGTGAATCATTCCAAGAGGCAGCAAGCATGCTTCCAGAAGGTACTGTAGACTTTTATGTAAGCACCAGTTTCTGCAGACTCCCGTTTTACGGTATCGATTTTGGGTGGGGAAAGCCCACCTGGGTAACCATTCCTACTGGGGCTTACAAGAATGTGGCTTCAATTATGGACGCTAAAGATGGTAAAGGAATCGAGGCTTGGGTGACTTTAACTGAAGACGACATGGCCTTTTTTGAACGTGATCGAGAGCTGCTCGCAGCTGCTTCTTTTGATCCAGTTGCCTCAGACCTCATCATGCCCATGTCTTCTCTATAAATATCTCAAAACAGGCTTTGATTTCTTCTTGTCTATGGTGGTTTTCAGTCTGTGTAATCATGGATACTAATCGTCTCCTCTCTTTTGTGTGTGTATTTGTGTATGATTGGTTGGTTTCTTGGGATGAGACTGGAGAGTACTGAGTAGTTGAAGATTTGTCGTTACAACTACTAGTCATTGGCCAACGAGCATTGTCAACAATCTGTTTAATAATACTAAGAATACTAAGAATACTACGAATAATACTAGTTATGACCAGAAGCTGGGGATGAGGAAGGATCTTGCGTTtgaattgtagtttttttttggaaaagaggAACCGTCCGTAATGACAGTAAAGTGATAGGCTGATTGGTGGAACTTTAATTTTGGATGTTGTTATATTTTAgagctaagattttttttattatttattttatccttttaatttcgggttgaataacaattaaaccttttaatttatttcaatttattttttatattttttttaaagattattaaaGTCTCATTATTCAGGTTATAGATTTTACATATTAACTTAAgtaaacttaaattattttattgtattaatttttcaaattgatttttttttaatttaatcattcaacaatgagtttattgagaattttgttttataatttgttttaattcattttctatagattattttaatctcattatCTGAATCGCAAGTTTAATAAGTTAACTCATGTTAAtccaagtcaattttttttgttaaatttttttaaggttttccATATCTCATTACTCAGGTTATGAGTTTGTCATGTTAATTCGGGTTAAGTTGGTCTAtttattatgttgttttttttatcatttaatattagatgaaatagaaattaggttttataatttgtattgatttactttctatggagttattctAGCCTTATGATTTGGATTTGGGTTGTTGGTTTGGCAGGTTGACTCGGTTCATTTGGgtcattgttttaattgatttttttttaattttatcatttaatattgagttgattgagaattgaaatttataatttattttaatttgctttgtATAGAGTTATTATGGTCTCATAACTTAagtcgatccaatatattttcgtcttaatatttttttaaaaaaaagttgtcttgaatttttgcgagttaaactatatttttactgataatctaatttatctttaaatccATCAAGTAGATCAGGTcacatcaaattatatttttatttaattttttttaaataaatattaataatatctagatatttttttatgtttcaaaaaaatatctatttaatcTGCACC is a window encoding:
- the LOC7494791 gene encoding cytokinin riboside 5'-monophosphate phosphoribohydrolase LOG4 isoform X2; amino-acid sequence: MREQAQPRKEIGRCYELIHRLGRGVVYLGSSRMGPDHPHYSQALELGREVANLLDCTSWTGAGPGLMDAATKGALEAGKPVGGFKIAKEAGEWTASNFHSYLPSETYLTCRFFSARKHGLVDAAVRSSCSDRTAVVALPGGIGTLDEMFEILTLIQLQRIGSELPVPFLVMNYDSYYQKLLDFLGDCENWGTVSKGEVASLWKICENNSEALAYLADFYGLPSSGEERREVSLHVQIE
- the LOC7494792 gene encoding BAHD acyltransferase At5g47980, giving the protein MAVEIITREAVKPSSPTPDHLREFNLRLLDQLAPVAYEPLVLFYSNFQQKFTVAHKSERLKRSLSETLSRFYPLAGRIKDDASIECNDFGAVFVEARVSCLLSKLLEKPDAEVIRKLIPIEIESPEELTGSLVLVQANFFACGGLAIGVCISHKVADPVTFSTFIKAWAAAAFRSGDSTVLPLFNASSVFPPQNIPLARPAALEFIRDRCVTKRVVLDASKVAALQVKAVSESVTCPTRVEAVTALIWKCAMNAARSNSEHLRYSILSQSVNLRKKMVRPLPEHTIGNLAGYFASCATECEVELQSLVRQLRKGLQDFGENYLKKLGKDKASMAICESFQEAASMLPEGTVDFYVSTSFCRLPFYGIDFGWGKPTWVTIPTGAYKNVASIMDAKDGKGIEAWVTLTEDDMAFFERDRELLAAASFDPVASDLIMPMSSL
- the LOC7494791 gene encoding cytokinin riboside 5'-monophosphate phosphoribohydrolase LOG4 isoform X1; protein product: MGFSIGCSLGSRVLVRNTGKFPPLCRKERLNLSTMCSEFNKPCKIRVSLCKSELVDFDERTSPTEIRKEIGRCYELIHRLGRGVVYLGSSRMGPDHPHYSQALELGREVANLLDCTSWTGAGPGLMDAATKGALEAGKPVGGFKIAKEAGEWTASNFHSYLPSETYLTCRFFSARKHGLVDAAVRSSCSDRTAVVALPGGIGTLDEMFEILTLIQLQRIGSELPVPFLVMNYDSYYQKLLDFLGDCENWGTVSKGEVASLWKICENNSEALAYLADFYGLPSSGEERREVSLHVQIE